A window of Drosophila santomea strain STO CAGO 1482 chromosome X, Prin_Dsan_1.1, whole genome shotgun sequence genomic DNA:
ACGAACAGGAAGCTGGAGCAGAGCAATGCAGTCACCTCAACAGCTACGGAATATAGGAGCATCAGCAATAGTATACCATCTGTACACCATTGAAGTGCTAGCAGCTTAAATTCGATCGACCTTTGAACATCAACACGCCCTGCCAGCAGAGCCATTCTGCCGTCGATCGTAATTAATTTTTAGATCCCCCCTCATTGATAAGTCGGttataattgattttttttttttgtttgtttcttatGCGTTGACTTttggcaaaaaagaaaaagaaaaaatgaaattgtcaTTGAAATGGTAGAGAAGCGAACACAACATACCCGAAAACCCAGAGCAAATAAAGAGTCGCAACAcgtatttttttaaaacttgcAACAACGATGTTCTTTTCCACTCAAAAAGCGAGTAACTTCAAAAAAACCAATAGTGTGCATGTTAGAAAGAAGCGAGACGGCATGCTCTGCGCACGGGAGCGAGCGAGAGCGCAACAGCTGGCTAATGAACTGAGTCCCAAAGGATAGCAAAGGAAATAATACTACAGAAAACACTGAAAACTATGAGAAAACCTATAGACAGGCCGCCgaatccacatccacatgtTATTAATCTAAGAAactaaagaaataaaaaataaacgtCGAAAAAAACTAAACGAATGGCTGGATTTGCATTGAAAGTGGAAGATGAGAGGGAAATTATCACAACTTATTATCACTAGTTATTGTATACCCTTTATTTGAGTGCTAGCATATATTCCACACAGAAGTGTCTAATCGTTTACTgtttacttttcacttttcttgaTGAAACTCGCTCGGTTTTAGGGACACTTGAGGCAGCAGCCCGGGAAAACTCCGGTGAAGCGGTCCTTGTTGGCACAAGTGATCTTCTGCTGACCACAGCTGCAAAGAGTCATCAACTGGAGCTTAGAATACTTCACGAAAACATACCCATCGAGATGGCATATGCAAATCGCAGCTGGAGATTGCACACTTGGGTACTTACTCCTCCACGATGGTCTTGAAGGTATCCGTGCAGATGGCCCGCTTGAGGCACTTGCCATCCTTGCCAAAGTCCACGTAGTCCTGTCCCCGTCTCAGCAGCGGCAGGTACTTGAGGAAGATGGTCTCATCCTCGGAGTTGCGGTAGGAGCACACGGGTTCGCTGACTGTGTacaatgtatatatatatatcaccATACGGAGGAGTACCATGGAGACATCATGCACAGCTCACCCGCATCGGCGGTGGGC
This region includes:
- the LOC120455128 gene encoding uncharacterized protein LOC120455128, producing MMHNPSGSNWLLAALLLALLLPEALLPTADAVSEPVCSYRNSEDETIFLKYLPLLRRGQDYVDFGKDGKCLKRAICTDTFKTIVEDCGQQKITCANKDRFTGVFPGCCLKCP